In the Sebastes fasciatus isolate fSebFas1 chromosome 20, fSebFas1.pri, whole genome shotgun sequence genome, one interval contains:
- the spag9b gene encoding C-Jun-amino-terminal kinase-interacting protein 4 isoform X2, with the protein MELDDVVLYQDDSGSSTMMSERVSGLASSIYREFERLIERYGEDVVKELMPLVVAVLENLDSVFAVNQEHEVELELLREDNEQLVTQYEREKALRKHTEERYIALEDSQDGEKKDLQCRLVTLESHTRQLELKTKNYADQVSRMDEREAELKKEYNSLHQRHTEMIHSYMEHLERTKHQHAVTVAEPSDAGTGSSARTRKERPISMGIFQLPGTDGMTSDLQREPVDPSEPWRFNNLSHPRSNTSLKDELVGFNRAGSKSSTPTNQGSVSKSGTPASKSNASMSSQGVTSKSNTPISTYSANSQSTTPLSPHDGAPAGMSPRSSLGGGSASVTPISTAASDVAMESAEQGVSDGLNKNLDWSSGKPESSKNIAAVQGGQQGQPGHAGQDSTPLRGDDGADQLEKSEVQAIIESTPELDMDLDGFRGASTPTKGGIENLAFDRNTESLFEELSSAGNDLIGDMDEGADMLGMGREVEHLIQENAQLLETKNALNVVKNDLIAQMDELSCEKEVLRSELDAVTHAKTKLEEKNKELEDELKKSRAELEEAKQKVKNDNEDDSDVPTAQRKRFTRVEMARVLMERNQYKERLMELQEAVRWTEMIRASKENPGLPEKKKSSLWHFSRLFSSSGAAAKKPSTEAPVNVKYNAPTSQIQPSVKKRSSTLQQLPSDKSKAFDFLNEEVAADNVVSRREQKRAQYQQVKAHVQKEDGRVQAYGWSLPKKHKANGGQTESKVKNLPVPVFLRPLDEKDASMKLWCAAGVNLSGGKTRDGGSIVGASVFYSDVPGPESPKKKIGSQSSLEKLDQDLKEQQKELRQHDEMSSLVWICTSTESTTKAVVVDGNQAGNILESFFVCNSHVLCIASVPGARETDYPAGEEVAPNSETGPATDDDSHLTTSSSAGDDGVLGGITVVGCEAEGAAAVPQTADSPGEDGESESRPAEEATEATEASAGPADQRESLRGVYTEHVFTDPLGAQQTAEAPANYSQRESDLLKDGVSSNPDAEEQDLMREEAQKMSSVLPTMWLGAQNGCVYVHSSVAQWKKCLHSIKLKDSVLGIVHVKGRVLVGLSDGTLAIFHRGVDGQWDLTNYHLLDLGRPHHSIRCMTVVHDKVWCGYRNKIYVVQPKAMKIEKSFDAHPRKDSQVRQLAWDGDGIWVSIRLDSTLRLFHAHTFQHLQDVDIEPYVSKMLGTGKLGFSFVRITALMVSSNRLWIGTGNGVIISIPLTDTANKVTKAAGNHPGSVVRVYGDDNSDKVTAGTFVPYCSMAHAQLCFHGHRDAVKFFTAVPGHAVPSASCGVEAAGDKMTDAAAQEGTKSMLVMSGGEGYIDFRMGDEEGEAEEGEAPPMKLQPFLAKAERSHLIVWQVLED; encoded by the exons AGGTACATCGCCCTAGAAGACTCCCAGGACGGCGAGAAGAAGGATCTCCAGTGTCGACTGGTTACGTTGGAGTCACACACACGGCAGCTAGAGCTGAAAACTAAAAACTATGCAGATCAGG TTAGCAGAATGGACGAGAGAGAAGCGGAGCTCAAGAAGGAGTATAATAGCCTTCATCAGAGACACACTGAG ATGATCCACAGCTACATGGAGCACCTGGAGCGAACTAAACACCAGCATGCAGTCACAGTAGCAGAGCCCTCAGATGCAGGAACAGGCTCATCAGCCAGAACACG AAAGGAGCGTCCCATCTCCATGGGCATATTCCAGCTTCCTGGGACTGATGgtatgacctctgacctccagaggGAACCTGTTGACCCTTCTGAGCCGTGGAGATTCAACAACCTTAGCCATCCACGGTCCAACACCAGCCTCAAG GATGAATTGGTCGGTTTCAACCGTGCAGGCTCCAAGTCCAGTACTCCAACCAACCAGGGAAGTGTCTCCAAAAGTGGAACTCCTGCGTCCAAATCCAACGCCTCCATGTCCTCTCAGGGTGTCACCTCTAAATCAAACACCCCCATCTCTACATACAGCGCTAACTCTCAGTCCACCACACCGCTGTCTCCTCATGACGGAGCGCCCGCCGGAATGAGTCCCAGGTCCAGCCTGGGTGGAGGGTCCGCTTCCGTCACACCCATATCTACCGCCGCTTCCGACGTCGCCATGGAGTCCGCGGAGCAGGGAGTTTCAGACGGGCTTAACAAGAACCTGGACTGGAGCAGCGGAAAACCAGAGAGCAGTAAGAACATCGCAGCCGTGCAAGGAGGTCAGCAGGGTCAGCCTGGACACGCTGGTCAGGACTCTACACCCCTCAGAGGTGATG ATGGAGCAGACCAACTGGAGAAGTCTGAGGTGCAGGCCATCATAGAGTCCACCCCTGAGCTGGACATGGACCTCGATGGCTTCAGAGGAGCAAG CACACCGACTAAAGGCGGCATAGAGAATCTAGCGTTTGACCGCAACACCGAATCTCTGTTTGAGGAGCTGTCATCTGCAGGAAACGACCTGATAGGAGACATGGACGAAGGAGCCGACATGCTGG GTATGGGTCGGGAAGTTGAACATCTTATCCAAGAGAACGCCCAGCTGCTGGAGACCAA AAATGCTTTGAACGTGGTGAAAAATGACCTGATAGCACAAATGGACGAGCTGTCCTGTGAGAAGGAGGTTCTGAGAAGCGAGCTGGATGCCGTCACTCATGCCAAGAccaaactggaggagaagaacAAAGAGTTAGAAGATGAACTCAAGAA GAGTCGAGCAGAGCTTGAGGAAGCCAAACAGAAGGTCAAGAACGACAACGAGGATGAT AGCGACGTGCCTACAGCCCAGAGGAAGCGTTTCACCAGGGTGGAGATGGCCCGAGTACTGATGGAGAGGAACCAGTATAAGGAGAGGCTCATGGAGCTGCAGGAGGCCGTCAGATGGACAGAGATGATCCG GGCTTCAAAGGAGAACCCAGGTCttccagagaagaagaaatccAGCCTCTGGCA TTTCAGCCGTTTGTTCAGCTCGTCGGGCGCGGCAGCAAAGAAGCCGTCGACAGAGGCCCCGGTGAACGTCAAGTACAACGCGCCCACCTCTCAGATCCAGCCGTCCGTCAAGAAGAGGAGCAGCACCCTGCAGCAGCTGCCCAGTGACAAGAGCAAAGCCTTTGATTTCCTCAATGAGGA AGTGGCAGCTGATAACGTGGTGTCCAGGCGGGAGCAGAAGAGGGCTCAGTACCAGCAGGTCAAAGCCCACGTCCAGAAGGAGGACGGCAGAGTGCAGGCTTACGGCTGGAGTCTGCCCAAGAAACATAAA gCCAACGGTGGTCAGACAGAGAGTAAGGTGAAGAATCTACCTGTTCCTGTCTTCCTCAGACCACTGGATGAGAAAGATGCTTCTATGAAG CTGTGGTGTGCTGCTGGTGTGAACCTCTCCGGAGGTAAAACCAGAGACGGAGGCTCCATCGTAGGAGCCAGTGTGTTTTACAGCGACGTGCCTGGACCAGAGAGCCCTAAGAAGAAAATCGGATCTCAGAGCAGTCTGGAGAAACTGGATCAAGACCtcaag GAGCAGCAGAAGGAGTTGCGGCAACACGACGAGATGTCGTCGCTGGTTTGGATCTGCACCAGCACCGAGTCCACCACCAAAGCTGTCGTCGTCGACGGCAACCAGGCTGGAAACATCCTGGAGAGCTTCTTTGTCTGCAACTCCCACGTCCTCTGCATCGCCAGCGTTCCAG gTGCAAGAGAGACAGACTACCCAGCTGGTGAAGAAGTAGCTCCAAACTCTGAGACGGGACCGGCCACGGATGACGACTCACATTTGACCACTAGCAGCTCAGCAGGTGACGATGGCGTGCTCGGAGGCATCACCGTTGTTGGCTGTGAAGCCGAGGGAGCAGCAGCGGTTCCTCAGACAGCAGACAGCCCAGGGGAAGACGGAGAGAGTG AATCCAGACCAGCAGAGGAAGCCACAGAGGCGACGGAGGCCAGCGCAGGGCCCGCTGACCAAAGAGAGAGCCTGAGGGGAGTCTACACCGAGCACGTCTTCACTGATCCACTGGGAGCTCAGCAGACAGCAGAGGCTCCAGCCAACTACTCTCAGAG GGAGAGCGATCTGTTGAAAGATGGCGTGAGTTCAAACCCTGACGCAGAGGAGCAGGACCTGATGAGAGAAGAGGCTCAGAAGATGAGCAGTGTTCTGCCCACTATGTGGCTGGGGGCGCAGAACGGATG TGTGTACGTCCACTCCTCCGTGGCTCAGTGGAAGAAGTGTCTCCATTCTATAAAGCTGAAGGACTCTGTGCTCGGCATAgt GCATGTGAAAGGGCGAGTACTGGTGGGTCTGTCTGACGGCACTTTAGCCATTTTCCACAGAGGAGTAG ATGGACAGTGGGATCTGACCAACTACCATCTGTTAGACTTGGGGAGGCCACACCACTCCATCCGCTGCATGACGGTAGTACACGACAAGGTGTGGTGTGGCTACAGGAACAAGATCTACGTGGTGCAGCCCAAAGCCATGAAGATAGAG AAGTCCTTTGACGCCCACCCTCGTAAGGACAGCCAGGTACGACAGCTGGCCTGGGACGGCGATGGCATCTGGGTGTCCATCAGACTGGACTCCACTCTCAGGCTGTTCCACGctcacaccttccagcaccttCAGGATGTCGACATCGAGCCCTACGTCAGCAAGATGCTGG gTACGGGGAAATTAGGCTTCTCATTTGTGAGGATCACAGCTCTCATGGTGTCGAGTAATCGCCTGTGGATCGGCACTGGAAACGGAGTCATCATCTCCATCCCTCTGACAGACA CAGCCAACAAGGTCACCAAGGCGGCAGGTAACCATCCAGGAAGCGTAGTTCGTGTCTACGGCGACGACAACAGCGACAAAGTGACAGCCGGGACATTTGTCCCATACTGCTCCATGGCTCACGCTCAGCTCTGTTTCCATGGTCACAGAGATGCTGTCAAGTTCTTCACCGCTGTCCCAG GTCACGCAGTTCCATCTGCGTCCTGCGGAGTCGAGGCAGCAGGTGACAAGATGACAGATGCCGCAGCTCAGGAAGGAACCAAGTCCATGTTGGTGATGAGCGGAGGAGAAGGCTACATCGACTTTAGGATGG GTGATGAGGAGGGCGAGGCGGAGGAGGGCGAGGCTCCCCCCATGAAACTGCAGCCCTTCCTGGCTAAAGCCGAGCGCAGCCACCTCATCGTCTGGCAGGTCCTCGAGGACtga
- the spag9b gene encoding C-Jun-amino-terminal kinase-interacting protein 4 isoform X4, whose translation MELDDVVLYQDDSGSSTMMSERVSGLASSIYREFERLIERYGEDVVKELMPLVVAVLENLDSVFAVNQEHEVELELLREDNEQLVTQYEREKALRKHTEERYIALEDSQDGEKKDLQCRLVTLESHTRQLELKTKNYADQVSRMDEREAELKKEYNSLHQRHTEMIHSYMEHLERTKHQHAVTVAEPSDAGTGSSARTRKERPISMGIFQLPGTDGMTSDLQREPVDPSEPWRFNNLSHPRSNTSLKDELVGFNRAGSKSSTPTNQGSVSKSGTPASKSNASMSSQGVTSKSNTPISTYSANSQSTTPLSPHDGAPAGMSPRSSLGGGSASVTPISTAASDVAMESAEQGVSDGLNKNLDWSSGKPESSKNIAAVQGGQQGQPGHAGQDSTPLRDGADQLEKSEVQAIIESTPELDMDLDGFRGASTPTKGGIENLAFDRNTESLFEELSSAGNDLIGDMDEGADMLGMGREVEHLIQENAQLLETKNALNVVKNDLIAQMDELSCEKEVLRSELDAVTHAKTKLEEKNKELEDELKKSRAELEEAKQKVKNDNEDDSDVPTAQRKRFTRVEMARVLMERNQYKERLMELQEAVRWTEMIRASKENPGLPEKKKSSLWQFFSRLFSSSGAAAKKPSTEAPVNVKYNAPTSQIQPSVKKRSSTLQQLPSDKSKAFDFLNEEVAADNVVSRREQKRAQYQQVKAHVQKEDGRVQAYGWSLPKKHKANGGQTESKVKNLPVPVFLRPLDEKDASMKLWCAAGVNLSGGKTRDGGSIVGASVFYSDVPGPESPKKKIGSQSSLEKLDQDLKEQQKELRQHDEMSSLVWICTSTESTTKAVVVDGNQAGNILESFFVCNSHVLCIASVPGARETDYPAGEEVAPNSETGPATDDDSHLTTSSSAGDDGVLGGITVVGCEAEGAAAVPQTADSPGEDGESESRPAEEATEATEASAGPADQRESLRGVYTEHVFTDPLGAQQTAEAPANYSQRESDLLKDGVSSNPDAEEQDLMREEAQKMSSVLPTMWLGAQNGCVYVHSSVAQWKKCLHSIKLKDSVLGIVHVKGRVLVGLSDGTLAIFHRGVDGQWDLTNYHLLDLGRPHHSIRCMTVVHDKVWCGYRNKIYVVQPKAMKIEKSFDAHPRKDSQVRQLAWDGDGIWVSIRLDSTLRLFHAHTFQHLQDVDIEPYVSKMLGTGKLGFSFVRITALMVSSNRLWIGTGNGVIISIPLTDTANKVTKAAGNHPGSVVRVYGDDNSDKVTAGTFVPYCSMAHAQLCFHGHRDAVKFFTAVPGHAVPSASCGVEAAGDKMTDAAAQEGTKSMLVMSGGEGYIDFRMGDEEGEAEEGEAPPMKLQPFLAKAERSHLIVWQVLED comes from the exons AGGTACATCGCCCTAGAAGACTCCCAGGACGGCGAGAAGAAGGATCTCCAGTGTCGACTGGTTACGTTGGAGTCACACACACGGCAGCTAGAGCTGAAAACTAAAAACTATGCAGATCAGG TTAGCAGAATGGACGAGAGAGAAGCGGAGCTCAAGAAGGAGTATAATAGCCTTCATCAGAGACACACTGAG ATGATCCACAGCTACATGGAGCACCTGGAGCGAACTAAACACCAGCATGCAGTCACAGTAGCAGAGCCCTCAGATGCAGGAACAGGCTCATCAGCCAGAACACG AAAGGAGCGTCCCATCTCCATGGGCATATTCCAGCTTCCTGGGACTGATGgtatgacctctgacctccagaggGAACCTGTTGACCCTTCTGAGCCGTGGAGATTCAACAACCTTAGCCATCCACGGTCCAACACCAGCCTCAAG GATGAATTGGTCGGTTTCAACCGTGCAGGCTCCAAGTCCAGTACTCCAACCAACCAGGGAAGTGTCTCCAAAAGTGGAACTCCTGCGTCCAAATCCAACGCCTCCATGTCCTCTCAGGGTGTCACCTCTAAATCAAACACCCCCATCTCTACATACAGCGCTAACTCTCAGTCCACCACACCGCTGTCTCCTCATGACGGAGCGCCCGCCGGAATGAGTCCCAGGTCCAGCCTGGGTGGAGGGTCCGCTTCCGTCACACCCATATCTACCGCCGCTTCCGACGTCGCCATGGAGTCCGCGGAGCAGGGAGTTTCAGACGGGCTTAACAAGAACCTGGACTGGAGCAGCGGAAAACCAGAGAGCAGTAAGAACATCGCAGCCGTGCAAGGAGGTCAGCAGGGTCAGCCTGGACACGCTGGTCAGGACTCTACACCCCTCAGAG ATGGAGCAGACCAACTGGAGAAGTCTGAGGTGCAGGCCATCATAGAGTCCACCCCTGAGCTGGACATGGACCTCGATGGCTTCAGAGGAGCAAG CACACCGACTAAAGGCGGCATAGAGAATCTAGCGTTTGACCGCAACACCGAATCTCTGTTTGAGGAGCTGTCATCTGCAGGAAACGACCTGATAGGAGACATGGACGAAGGAGCCGACATGCTGG GTATGGGTCGGGAAGTTGAACATCTTATCCAAGAGAACGCCCAGCTGCTGGAGACCAA AAATGCTTTGAACGTGGTGAAAAATGACCTGATAGCACAAATGGACGAGCTGTCCTGTGAGAAGGAGGTTCTGAGAAGCGAGCTGGATGCCGTCACTCATGCCAAGAccaaactggaggagaagaacAAAGAGTTAGAAGATGAACTCAAGAA GAGTCGAGCAGAGCTTGAGGAAGCCAAACAGAAGGTCAAGAACGACAACGAGGATGAT AGCGACGTGCCTACAGCCCAGAGGAAGCGTTTCACCAGGGTGGAGATGGCCCGAGTACTGATGGAGAGGAACCAGTATAAGGAGAGGCTCATGGAGCTGCAGGAGGCCGTCAGATGGACAGAGATGATCCG GGCTTCAAAGGAGAACCCAGGTCttccagagaagaagaaatccAGCCTCTGGCAGTT TTTCAGCCGTTTGTTCAGCTCGTCGGGCGCGGCAGCAAAGAAGCCGTCGACAGAGGCCCCGGTGAACGTCAAGTACAACGCGCCCACCTCTCAGATCCAGCCGTCCGTCAAGAAGAGGAGCAGCACCCTGCAGCAGCTGCCCAGTGACAAGAGCAAAGCCTTTGATTTCCTCAATGAGGA AGTGGCAGCTGATAACGTGGTGTCCAGGCGGGAGCAGAAGAGGGCTCAGTACCAGCAGGTCAAAGCCCACGTCCAGAAGGAGGACGGCAGAGTGCAGGCTTACGGCTGGAGTCTGCCCAAGAAACATAAA gCCAACGGTGGTCAGACAGAGAGTAAGGTGAAGAATCTACCTGTTCCTGTCTTCCTCAGACCACTGGATGAGAAAGATGCTTCTATGAAG CTGTGGTGTGCTGCTGGTGTGAACCTCTCCGGAGGTAAAACCAGAGACGGAGGCTCCATCGTAGGAGCCAGTGTGTTTTACAGCGACGTGCCTGGACCAGAGAGCCCTAAGAAGAAAATCGGATCTCAGAGCAGTCTGGAGAAACTGGATCAAGACCtcaag GAGCAGCAGAAGGAGTTGCGGCAACACGACGAGATGTCGTCGCTGGTTTGGATCTGCACCAGCACCGAGTCCACCACCAAAGCTGTCGTCGTCGACGGCAACCAGGCTGGAAACATCCTGGAGAGCTTCTTTGTCTGCAACTCCCACGTCCTCTGCATCGCCAGCGTTCCAG gTGCAAGAGAGACAGACTACCCAGCTGGTGAAGAAGTAGCTCCAAACTCTGAGACGGGACCGGCCACGGATGACGACTCACATTTGACCACTAGCAGCTCAGCAGGTGACGATGGCGTGCTCGGAGGCATCACCGTTGTTGGCTGTGAAGCCGAGGGAGCAGCAGCGGTTCCTCAGACAGCAGACAGCCCAGGGGAAGACGGAGAGAGTG AATCCAGACCAGCAGAGGAAGCCACAGAGGCGACGGAGGCCAGCGCAGGGCCCGCTGACCAAAGAGAGAGCCTGAGGGGAGTCTACACCGAGCACGTCTTCACTGATCCACTGGGAGCTCAGCAGACAGCAGAGGCTCCAGCCAACTACTCTCAGAG GGAGAGCGATCTGTTGAAAGATGGCGTGAGTTCAAACCCTGACGCAGAGGAGCAGGACCTGATGAGAGAAGAGGCTCAGAAGATGAGCAGTGTTCTGCCCACTATGTGGCTGGGGGCGCAGAACGGATG TGTGTACGTCCACTCCTCCGTGGCTCAGTGGAAGAAGTGTCTCCATTCTATAAAGCTGAAGGACTCTGTGCTCGGCATAgt GCATGTGAAAGGGCGAGTACTGGTGGGTCTGTCTGACGGCACTTTAGCCATTTTCCACAGAGGAGTAG ATGGACAGTGGGATCTGACCAACTACCATCTGTTAGACTTGGGGAGGCCACACCACTCCATCCGCTGCATGACGGTAGTACACGACAAGGTGTGGTGTGGCTACAGGAACAAGATCTACGTGGTGCAGCCCAAAGCCATGAAGATAGAG AAGTCCTTTGACGCCCACCCTCGTAAGGACAGCCAGGTACGACAGCTGGCCTGGGACGGCGATGGCATCTGGGTGTCCATCAGACTGGACTCCACTCTCAGGCTGTTCCACGctcacaccttccagcaccttCAGGATGTCGACATCGAGCCCTACGTCAGCAAGATGCTGG gTACGGGGAAATTAGGCTTCTCATTTGTGAGGATCACAGCTCTCATGGTGTCGAGTAATCGCCTGTGGATCGGCACTGGAAACGGAGTCATCATCTCCATCCCTCTGACAGACA CAGCCAACAAGGTCACCAAGGCGGCAGGTAACCATCCAGGAAGCGTAGTTCGTGTCTACGGCGACGACAACAGCGACAAAGTGACAGCCGGGACATTTGTCCCATACTGCTCCATGGCTCACGCTCAGCTCTGTTTCCATGGTCACAGAGATGCTGTCAAGTTCTTCACCGCTGTCCCAG GTCACGCAGTTCCATCTGCGTCCTGCGGAGTCGAGGCAGCAGGTGACAAGATGACAGATGCCGCAGCTCAGGAAGGAACCAAGTCCATGTTGGTGATGAGCGGAGGAGAAGGCTACATCGACTTTAGGATGG GTGATGAGGAGGGCGAGGCGGAGGAGGGCGAGGCTCCCCCCATGAAACTGCAGCCCTTCCTGGCTAAAGCCGAGCGCAGCCACCTCATCGTCTGGCAGGTCCTCGAGGACtga